GCCCCACTCCCCGGGGGTCTCGCCACATggctccctgctgccccatggatgGGATTCTTTGTGTTACTGGAATTCCCATGTTGTAAGGGCATGGAGTGGCATGGCTGCTGGCCAGGAAGCCTAGTCTGTGTGCCTGGTCGGTCTAGCTTACTGGgtcaggaggagggggagggctaGGCCAAAGCTAGCACTTTCCCAACCCCCAGCCAGTGTCCAAGAACTTCTTGATGACCAGGACACAAGCTTGCTTTGGAACACTCTTTTCCTGTAGGAAGAAACCTGTGTGTAACTTGTCCTCCTCTTCTGCTATAGTTTAGGTCTTTGTGTCTGTCAAAGGGAGGCAAAAAGAGAGCGGCAGGGGTGGTCAAGACCATGAGATAAAATTCAGAGACAGAGAACTCATCTGCCCTCAATTTCCCGTTTGGGCTTATTTGATGGCAGGGCCATCCTTGCCCTCTCAGTTAGGAGACACTTGGTGCTCATTAGTCTGGGAAGTTGTCACAGCAGCTCGCGCTTGCTCCACAAGCAGATGCCGAACCCCTGTGCCCTTCTGAGTCTCGATCTAAGACCCAGTATTAAAACTTAATTATGTCAGCAAAAGGGTCTGGCTTGCCTTTCCCTGGCCAGAAAAAAATTTGGCTCCGGGGGCGCAAGCAAGGCTGCCTAGGAATCAACCTAGTCAAACCCCAACACCGGGTATCCTCTCAGGACTCCCAGGGCAGAGCTCCCTATGCTGTATGGACAGGAAGGAAGAACGTGACTGATAGCTGTGGGGCAATCCAGCCAAGAACCTGCGCGAGGAAGGGTGGTGCGGCTGAGTCACCCAAACCGCTCCACTCACCTGAGTCTTCTCATGAGGCTGGGCGGACTTTGGGCAGGTCCCCCGGTGGGAGGGCCTTCATGTGGGCGAGGCCTACTCCGGCCCCGCCCCCGCGTCTAACTCTGGGGCCCCGGCCACCCGGGCCTCCCCGCTGCCTGCTGTCCGGGGTCCCGCTGTGTTCTCCCACGCGTTCTCATGGCTGGAAAGTTGGTGTCACTGGTGCCACCCCTGCTGCTGGCTGCCGCGGGCCTCGCCGGCCTTCTGCTACTTTGCGTCCCTACCCAAGACGTCCGGGAGCCGCCCGCCCTCAAGGTGCACGCGCTCACTGCGGCGCTGGGGAGTAGCTGGCCCCGGGGCTAGGGGGTGTCTGTCGGGGACTGTAGGTGCGCGCCAGAACGCCCTGCGCTCTCACACCAGCGCGGGACTGTGCCTCCGGCCGGGTCCTAGGTTCCTCACTTCGTTTTACTGGGTCCGCGGGGTGACGGCGACGCTTCCGGAGCCCCACGGCACTGGAAGCAAAGTTCGTGGGAATTCCCCTGTTGCAGCTTCGCGATGGAGCTGCCCGAGCGGCAGAGGGGCTTTCTTCCCGCTCCCTTCATGCGGTTCCCATCTTCCCTAGCTGTGGCAAGAACCCCCCTCCCCAAGTCCAGCGCCATTTCCGGGCAGCACCTTGAGCGCGCCGTTAGAGAAGGGCATTGGTTCTAGACTAAGCTCCAGATAAGGGACAACACTTACTATGGATCTCCAACCCCCCTCAGACCAAGGTCTGAACCGTGTCACTTGAAAGAGGGCAAAGGAAGCTCGCTGGTTCTAAAGGGGTCTCCATCACCAAATCTCAGCCACCTCAGGCTAGAGGATGAAGCCTTTAACCCTTTGTTGGTCTTTTGCTGAGTTTGTGTGGGGACCTAGACTGGAAGGGGTTGAGCTCTGTAGCCATGAGGGATGGACTGTGGGGTGTGGGAGTTGAATCACTGTATCTGCCTAGTTCTGGAGGAGTTCTTTGCTGTGAGGGAGGACCGGAGCAGCCCTTTCCCAGGCTAGAACTGGCACATGCCCCAGGTTGGTGTCCAGCCAGGCTCCCTCAGCTGGAGTCCAGCCCCTTGAAGCTGCAAAGAAGGCCCATCCAATGCCCTTCTCTGCTCTGCAAAAGCCTCTCCCTGTTCCTGGCTTTTAAGGCCCAGGCAGGGGCATGGATTGGAGACCTTCTACATTCAGCCCCAGTCACATACTTTCCCGGTAACCCTTGTTTCCACATCCCATGGTTAGGCTAAGGTTCCAGCAGATACACGCAGAgcgaggaaggaaggaagaatagcCGTTGGCTTTGCTTCTCTTGAACAGAGCAAAGTTCCAAATGGGACCCCCTGCCCCTGGCACAGCCCCTCAGTTGCTGCTGCTAGGAAGTCTACTTTCTGGTGCCTGTCAGTGACAGCCTCAGGCAGTTGGGAGGGGGGCTGTCACGGCAGGGAGTCCTGCTCAGTCTCCTTTGAGCTGGAGCACTGTGAAAGCTCTTGGCTGCCCCTGAGCTTCAGCCTGTAATTGGATTCATAGCTGGTGGGAGTGGAGTGTGAAGGAGCCCCCCACCCATCAGGCTGACCTACCACATCCACCCACAGTACGGCATTGTCCTGGATGCGGGCTCTTCACACACATCCATGTTTGTCTACAAGTGGCCAGCGGACAAGGAGAATGACACAGGCATCGTGGGCCAGCACAGCTCTTGTGATGTTCAAGGTGAGCATGGTTTGTCTTGGGTTCCTGTTAAGTTGCAGGCCCAGACAGTTATTCTCCTCTGCTTGCTGCTGGGTGGGGCTCACTCGAGGCAGGAGTTCAAAAGGAGAGGCTGGGTTCTCTGGACCTGGGAATGACTGTGGGCACTTTATGTTCTGGAACTGAAGCCCCAGGGAGCAGGTGGGAAGCCTTGGGGTTTAATGACCCAAGACAGACAGAGCTCTACACTATAGATGTGGCAGGCGGGCCTCCGAGGGTGGATCCCAGCAGGTTCTATGGAGGCTGGGCTAGGCTGACAATGCCCAGATCTTTCTCCTGGCACCTGTGCCCACAGCTACTAGGCAGGCGGCAGCATCAGAGACTCTGGGTGGCACCTGGACCCTTTGTCTCCAATTTGGGTATCCGTGGGATTAAGCGGGGAAGGCGTGTCCATATGCTGTGCTGGAAACCGTCCACCAAGCCTTGTTCCTTTTAGGTGGTGGCATCTCCAGCTATGCAAATGACCCCTCTAAGGCAGGCCAGAGTCTGGTCCGATGCCTTGAGCAGGCCCTTCGGGATGTACCCAGAGACAGACATGCTAGCACACCACTCTACCTGGGAGCTACAGCAGGCATGCGCCTGCTCAAGTGAGTGCCCATCCCCTGGCTTGGCCCAGGGGCCTGCACAGCCCTTCGGCAGTGTAGAACTTCCCTCCCTGGTCAAGCTCTCAGGAGGGCAAGCCTGGCGGAGGGTGTCCGGAGGTGAGCTCCATCCGAGTCCCCCTCCTCCATTCCACAGCCTGACCAGCCCAGAGGCCACAGCCAGGGTGCTTGAGGCAGTGACACAGACGCTCACACAGTACCCCTTTGACTTCCGTGGTGCTCGCATCCTCTCGGGACAGGATGAAGGGGTGTTTGGCTGGGTGACTGCCAACTACCTGCTGGAGAACTTCATCAAGGTGGGCCCTGCAGCCAGCCCAAAGGACCTGGTGCCCTGCTGGTCTTGCTCACCCACAGTCTAAGTGCAAACTCTATTCTCCACAGTATGGCTGGGTGGGCCGGTGGATACGGCCAAGGAAGGGAACACTGGGGGCCATGGACCTTGGGGGTGCTTCGACACAGATCACCTTTGAGACAACCAGTCCCTCTGAAGATCCAGGCAACGAGGTTCATTTGCGACTCTATGGCCAGCATTACCGCGTTTACACACATAGCTTCCTCTGCTATGGCCGAGACCAGATTCTCCTGAGGCTTCTGGCCAGTGCCCTCCAGGTGTGTGTCCAGACTTAACCAAAATACCACACTGGCGCCttcaggaggaagggagggagaagggacagaAGGCATCAGAGCAGAGCCAAAAAGCAATCGGCTGGCCTCCGGAATCTTAAGAGAGGCCTTCTTTCCCACAGCTATACACATAGCTGTGAGACCCACAGTGGGTCGCTGTCTCCATGATGATGTCTGCCCTCAGCCTCAACCAACACCTAGCTTCTTCAGCTAGGCGTGCCTCAGGGTGAAGACAGGTGGGGAGGAACTCAGTGGTGTAAAGGGTCAGGAATGGAGGCCTAGAATAAGGAGAGCCAGGGAGTCATCTCAGAACCTTGAATGCCTAGCTAAAAGGTTTGCTGTTTGTCCAGCAGGTAATGGTGCTATGGTTGTTCACGAACACAAATGCGATGTTGCCCGAGTTGGATTGGGAGCAGTTCGTCATGCTGCTTCTCTGGGGTGGGGCGGAAGGCAGTAACTAACGTGGGGAGCTCTATCTGTTCTCCGGCTAACTCCCTAGATCCATCGCTTCCACCCCTGCTGGCCAAAGGGCTACTCTACCCAAGTGCTGCTCCAGGAAGTCTACCAGTCGCCATGCACGATGGGTCAGCGTCCCCGGGCCTTCAATGGCAGTGCCATCGTCAGCCTGTCAGGAACCAGCAATGCTACCCTGTGTCGTGACCTCGTCTCTCGGCTCTTCAACATCTCCTCCTGCCCCTTTTCCCAATGCTCCTTCAATGGGGTCTTCCAGCCTCCCGTGGCTGGAAACTTCATAGTGAGTCTGGGTGGCTGGATGTGGGGACGGGAGACCCTAAGCATGCAGTGACATGGTGACTGCACGCCCCTTTCTCCCACAGGCCTTTTCTGCTTTCTACTATACTGTGGACTTCCTGACAACAGTGATGGGGCTGCCTGTGGGAACCCTGAAGCAGCTGGAGGAAGCCACAGAGATCACCTGCAACCAGACATGGACTGAAGTGAGGCCTGTTCCCATACTctcaatggctgggcaggaaGCTCTCCCCTTCAGTTGATCTCAGTATAGAGACTCAGTCATTTCAGAATGCCGAAGACTCCATAAGCAGCCAGGCTAATGTGGAGGGCTTGGGGCTGGACAAGCTAGAATTTCAGTGGTCTCCTCCAGGCCTGATACTACAATCAAGGTCTAGAGAATATGGTGGAACAGATATTGCAAAGGCTCTGTGGCAGCAGGGACCTCAAAGCAGAAAGGGACAGAAAGGCAGGTGTCTAGGACAAAGTGTAGAAAAGAGTGTCCCACCAGTGGGAAAGGAATATTCAGAAGAGAGTCGCAGGGCTTGGGGTTTGCCTGGAGAAACTGAGGATACCACCAGATTTCTGGCTCTGGTTATGGGCTGAACTGTAGTTCCCCGTAAGGAAGACTAGAGAGGCCCTGATGGCTGGAGTGTGAGGCGGTCACCATGTCACCCAGAGAAATAGGCTCCTCTAATCTTGGGCTCCCAGGAAGGTCTTAGAAAAGTGGAGCCACTTGGTCAGAGAGCAATACCTAAGCCTGGACATCTGGTCCTCTGATTATAACTCAAGCCTGCTTCTACCCTCTATTCCCCAGTGGCCATCTTTGCTGTCCTCTCCATCCAGCTGTTGGAAGGGGAGAACACAAGGTTCCAGCAGTCACGAGGTTTATCCCAGAGGAGTGTCTGCCTGGGAAGGGCGTTTTGGACTAGGTCTTTCTGTGTATTTCCTGTGTATGCCTTTCTTGGCCTGAGCTGAAGTGGGTAGGGTGTGCTGTACCCCAGGGGTCATAGCTCCTCATGGTCTTGAAGCTAATGCTGTCTTGCTCTCTTCTTAGCTTCAGGCCCGAGTGCCAGGACAAAAGACCCGCCTGGCTGACTACTGTGCTGTAGCCATGTTCATACATCAGCTTCTGAGCCGTGGTTACCACTTCGATGAGCGCTCCTTCAGAGAAGTGGTCTTCCAAAAGAAGGTGGGTAAACGGCGGGGTCAGAGGGTTGGGGTGCGGCCTCTTGGAGGCTGATGCCATGCCGTCCCCCCTCTTAGGCTGCAGACACGGCTGTCGGCTGGGCGCTGGGCTACATGCTGAATTTGAC
This Rattus norvegicus strain BN/NHsdMcwi chromosome 3, GRCr8, whole genome shotgun sequence DNA region includes the following protein-coding sequences:
- the Entpd2 gene encoding ectonucleoside triphosphate diphosphohydrolase 2 isoform X3 encodes the protein MAGKLVSLVPPLLLAAAGLAGLLLLCVPTQDVREPPALKYGIVLDAGSSHTSMFVYKWPADKENDTGIVGQHSSCDVQGGGISSYANDPSKAGQSLVRCLEQALRDVPRDRHASTPLYLGATAGMRLLNLTSPEATARVLEAVTQTLTQYPFDFRGARILSGQDEGVFGWVTANYLLENFIKYGWVGRWIRPRKGTLGAMDLGGASTQITFETTSPSEDPGNEVHLRLYGQHYRVYTHSFLCYGRDQILLRLLASALQIHRFHPCWPKGYSTQVLLQEVYQSPCTMGQRPRAFNGSAIVSLSGTSNATLCRDLVSRLFNISSCPFSQCSFNGVFQPPVAGNFIAFSAFYYTVDFLTTVMGLPVGTLKQLEEATEITCNQTWTEWPSLLSSPSSCWKGRTQGSSSHELQARVPGQKTRLADYCAVAMFIHQLLSRGYHFDERSFREVVFQKKAADTAVGWALGYMLNLTNLIPADLPGLRKGTHFSSWVALLLLFTVLILAALVLLLRQRASLTLKQPGNQRSLSTFTESLRGQP
- the Entpd2 gene encoding ectonucleoside triphosphate diphosphohydrolase 2 isoform X4 codes for the protein MAGKLVSLVPPLLLAAAGLAGLLLLCVPTQDVREPPALKYGIVLDAGSSHTSMFVYKWPADKENDTGIVGQHSSCDVQGGGISSYANDPSKAGQSLVRCLEQALRDVPRDRHASTPLYLGATAGMRLLNLTSPEATARVLEAVTQTLTQYPFDFRGARILSGQDEGVFGWVTANYLLENFIKYGWVGRWIRPRKGTLGAMDLGGASTQITFETTSPSEDPGNEVHLRLYGQHYRVYTHSFLCYGRDQILLRLLASALQIHRFHPCWPKGYSTQVLLQEVYQSPCTMGQRPRAFNGSAIVSLSGTSNATLCRDLVSRLFNISSCPFSQCSFNGVFQPPVAGNFIAFSAFYYTVDFLTTVMGLPVGTLKQLEEATEITCNQTWTEWPSLLSSPSSCWKGRTQGSSSHELQARVPGQKTRLADYCAVAMFIHQLLSRGYHFDERSFREVVFQKKAADTAVGWALGYMLNLTNLIPADLPGLRKGTHFSSWVALLLLFTVLILAALVLLLRQVRSAKSPGAL
- the Entpd2 gene encoding ectonucleoside triphosphate diphosphohydrolase 2 isoform X5, whose product is MAGKLVSLVPPLLLAAAGLAGLLLLCVPTQDVREPPALKYGIVLDAGSSHTSMFVYKWPADKENDTGIVGQHSSCDVQGGGISSYANDPSKAGQSLVRCLEQALRDVPRDRHASTPLYLGATAGMRLLNLTSPEATARVLEAVTQTLTQYPFDFRGARILSGQDEGVFGWVTANYLLENFIKYGWVGRWIRPRKGTLGAMDLGGASTQITFETTSPSEDPGNEVHLRLYGQHYRVYTHSFLCYGRDQILLRLLASALQIHRFHPCWPKGYSTQVLLQEVYQSPCTMGQRPRAFNGSAIVSLSGTSNATLCRDLVSRLFNISSCPFSQCSFNGVFQPPVAGNFIAFSAFYYTVDFLTTVMGLPVGTLKQLEEATEITCNQTWTELQARVPGQKTRLADYCAVAMFIHQLLSRGYHFDERSFREVVFQKKAADTAVGWALGYMLNLTNLIPADLPGLRKGTHFSSWVALLLLFTVLILAALVLLLRQRASLTLKQPGNQRSLSTFTESLRGQP
- the Entpd2 gene encoding ectonucleoside triphosphate diphosphohydrolase 2 isoform X1 codes for the protein MAGKLVSLVPPLLLAAAGLAGLLLLCVPTQDVREPPALKYGIVLDAGSSHTSMFVYKWPADKENDTGIVGQHSSCDVQGGGISSYANDPSKAGQSLVRCLEQALRDVPRDRHASTPLYLGATAGMRLLNLTSPEATARVLEAVTQTLTQYPFDFRGARILSGQDEGVFGWVTANYLLENFIKYGWVGRWIRPRKGTLGAMDLGGASTQITFETTSPSEDPGNEVHLRLYGQHYRVYTHSFLCYGRDQILLRLLASALQIHRFHPCWPKGYSTQVLLQEVYQSPCTMGQRPRAFNGSAIVSLSGTSNATLCRDLVSRLFNISSCPFSQCSFNGVFQPPVAGNFIAFSAFYYTVDFLTTVMGLPVGTLKQLEEATEITCNQTWTEWPSLLSSPSSCWKGRTQGSSSHELQARVPGQKTRLADYCAVAMFIHQLLSRGYHFDERSFREVVFQKKAADTAVGWALGYMLNLTNLIPADLPGLRKGTHFSSWVALLLLFTVLILAALVLLLRQDVRSQPVTQGEVHSEWDFCSDLQGPGNFLSGPLERQAPEPTGWESVPCLLVKTFVIKDFS
- the Entpd2 gene encoding ectonucleoside triphosphate diphosphohydrolase 2 precursor (The RefSeq protein has 2 substitutions compared to this genomic sequence), which codes for MAGKLVSLVPPLLLAAAGLAGLLLLCVPTQDVREPPALKYGIVLDAGSSHTSMFVYKWPADKENDTGIVGQHSSCDVQGGGISSYANDPSKAGQSLVRCLEQALRDVPRDRHASTPLYLGATAGMRLLNLTSPEATARVLEAVTQTLTQYPFDFRGARILSGQDEGVFGWVTANYLLENFIKYGWVGRWIRPRKGTLGAMDLGGASTQITFETTSPSEDPGNEVHLRLYGQHYRVYTHSFLCYGRDQILLRLLASALQIHRFHPCWPKGYSTQVLLQEVYQSPCTMGQRPRAFNGSAIVSLSGTSNATLCRDLVSRLFNISSCPFSQCSFNGVFQPPVTGNFIAFSAFYYTVDFLTTVMGLPVGTLKQLEEATEITCNQTWTELQARVPGQKTRLADYCAVAMFIHQLLSRGYHFDERSFREVVFQKKAADTAVGWALGYMLNFTNLIPADLPGLRKGTHFSSWVALLLLFTVLILAALVLLLRQVRSAKSPGAL
- the Entpd2 gene encoding ectonucleoside triphosphate diphosphohydrolase 2 isoform X2, which translates into the protein MAGKLVSLVPPLLLAAAGLAGLLLLCVPTQDVREPPALKYGIVLDAGSSHTSMFVYKWPADKENDTGIVGQHSSCDVQGGGISSYANDPSKAGQSLVRCLEQALRDVPRDRHASTPLYLGATAGMRLLNLTSPEATARVLEAVTQTLTQYPFDFRGARILSGQDEGVFGWVTANYLLENFIKYGWVGRWIRPRKGTLGAMDLGGASTQITFETTSPSEDPGNEVHLRLYGQHYRVYTHSFLCYGRDQILLRLLASALQIHRFHPCWPKGYSTQVLLQEVYQSPCTMGQRPRAFNGSAIVSLSGTSNATLCRDLVSRLFNISSCPFSQCSFNGVFQPPVAGNFIAFSAFYYTVDFLTTVMGLPVGTLKQLEEATEITCNQTWTELQARVPGQKTRLADYCAVAMFIHQLLSRGYHFDERSFREVVFQKKAADTAVGWALGYMLNLTNLIPADLPGLRKGTHFSSWVALLLLFTVLILAALVLLLRQDVRSQPVTQGEVHSEWDFCSDLQGPGNFLSGPLERQAPEPTGWESVPCLLVKTFVIKDFS
- the Entpd2 gene encoding ectonucleoside triphosphate diphosphohydrolase 2 isoform X6 — protein: MDLGGASTQITFETTSPSEDPGNEVHLRLYGQHYRVYTHSFLCYGRDQILLRLLASALQIHRFHPCWPKGYSTQVLLQEVYQSPCTMGQRPRAFNGSAIVSLSGTSNATLCRDLVSRLFNISSCPFSQCSFNGVFQPPVAGNFIAFSAFYYTVDFLTTVMGLPVGTLKQLEEATEITCNQTWTEWPSLLSSPSSCWKGRTQGSSSHELQARVPGQKTRLADYCAVAMFIHQLLSRGYHFDERSFREVVFQKKAADTAVGWALGYMLNLTNLIPADLPGLRKGTHFSSWVALLLLFTVLILAALVLLLRQDVRSQPVTQGEVHSEWDFCSDLQGPGNFLSGPLERQAPEPTGWESVPCLLVKTFVIKDFS